In Drosophila teissieri strain GT53w chromosome 2R, Prin_Dtei_1.1, whole genome shotgun sequence, the following proteins share a genomic window:
- the LOC122615133 gene encoding translation initiation factor eIF-2B subunit delta isoform X1 — MSLSFQACKMVLTSEQVPQTDAQTLKSKHKKLRQRNRPRNKRNRLEDSHPTTPETSATDAASAMPGKQDAVATEKTRDQVMAEREAKKLAKQAKKQKNATTPTAAAPATPTVSTTVSATPATPATKIITEVEQTTITTKLTTTTTTKVQDAVASKTTQPAAVNGKDAEAGERSREQIKIEREAKKAAKKAGKGGGAKVEGVSQQLADLKVAEQVPVPANAALASTEADQEKKKPALSKAERRAIQEAQRAAKAQGQTKKAQPAGKAPPTVVSKEPKRENVSPTKAAASSSPSKCPASTANGDCRVKLFNHLVCAKEDSQFINDPLVHPSIARLGVQYARRTVVGSNARCIAFLHALRQVVHDFETPAKKEFGRSLDAAVKHHVDHLHKCRPLAVSVSNAYKQFKNQLTQLPADVPETELKELLVHFIDTYIENQIGKAAQAISGFLQEKITDGDVLLTFACSSLIQFICEEAKRRQVAFRVIVVDSRPGCEGQELLRRLHANGIPCTYVLINAVGYVMAEATKVLLGAHALLANGYVMARTGTAQVALVANAHNVPVLVCCETHKFSERFQTDAIVYNELSDPNQLVRGDKCQLSNWAAKGKLLPLNLSYDITPPELVSAVVTEVAILPCTSVPVILRIKPDIGY; from the exons ATGTCTCTCTCTTTTCAAGCTTGCAAAATGGTTTTAACTAGCGAACAGGTGCCACAG ACTGACGCCCAGACGTTGAAGAGCAAGCACAAGAAGCTAAGGCAACGCAATCGACCGCGTAACAAACGAAATCGCCTGGAAGACAGCCATCCAACGACCCCAGAGACCtcagccaccgacgccgcgAGTGCAATGCCCGGAAAGCAGGATGCAGTGGCCACGGAGAAGACTCGTGACCAGGTAATGGCCGAGCGGGAGGCGAAGAAGCTGGCCAAGCAGGCcaagaaacagaaaaacgcTACGACTCCTACTGCCGCCGCccctgccactcccactgtTTCGACTACTGTTTCGGCCACGCCCGCTACTCCGGCCACCAAAATCATCACCGAGGTCGAGCAGACGACCATAACCACCAAGCTGacgaccaccaccacaacgaAGGTGCAGGATGCAGTGGCTTCAAAGACAACTCAGCCAGCTGCGGTAAATGGCAAGGATGCGGAGGCGGGTGAAAGATCACGCGAGCAGATCAAAATTGAACGCGAGGCTAAGAAGGCGGCCAAGAAAGCCGGCAAAGGCGGAGGAGCCAAGGTGGAGGGCGTCTCACAACAGTTGGCTGACCTGAAAGTGGCAGAACAAGTTCCAGTGCCAGCCAATGCTGCACTTGCGTCAACAGAAGCGGATCAGGAAAAG AAGAAGCCTGCACTCAGCAAAGCGGAGCGTCGAGCTATCCAGGAAGCCCAACGAGCAGCCAAGGCCCAGGGACAGACTAAAAAGGCTCAGCCTGCAGGCAAGGCTCCACCCACCGTTGTTTCCAAGGAACCGAAGCGAGAGAACGTTTCGCCCACCAAGGCAGCCGCAAGCAGTTCCCCCAGCAAATGTCCAGCAAGCACGGCCAATGGAGACTGCCGGGTGAAGCTGTTCAACCACCTGGTGTGCGCCAAGGAAGACAGCCAGTTCATCAACGATCCACTCGTCCATCCGAGCATTGCGCGCTTGGGTGTCCAGTACGCCAGGCGCACTGTGGTCGGGTCCAATGCTCGGTGCATTGCCTTTTTGCACGCGCTGCGCCAGGTTGTCCACGACTTCGAGACGCCCGCCAAGAAGGAGTTCGGTCGCAGCCTCGACGCCGCTGTGAAGCACCACGTAGACCACCTCCACAAGTGCAGACCGCTGGCTGTGTCCGTGTCCAATGCCTACAAACAATTCAAGAACCAACTGACCCAGTTACCAGCGGATGTTCCCGAAACGGAG CTAAAGGAGCTGCTCGTCCACTTCATCGATACTTACATTGAAAATCAAATCGGCAAGGCGGCCCAAGCGATCAGCGGCTTCCTGCAGGAAAAGATCACCGATGGCGACGTACTGCTGACCTTTGCCTGTTCCTCCCTCATACAGTTCATCTGTGAGGAGGCGAAGCGGCGCCAGGTGGCCTTCCGGGTGATTGTCGTCGATTCCCGACCCGGATGCGAAGGCCAGGAGCTGCTGCGCCGACTGCACGCCAACGGAATCCCGTGCACCTACGTGCTGATCAACGCCGTGGGCTATGTGATGGCGGAGGCGACGAAGGTGCTGCTGGGAGCACACGCCCTGCTGGCCAACGGATACGTGATGGCGCGCACGGGTACCGCTCAGGTGGCCCTGGTGGCCAATGCTCACAACGTGCCGGTCCTCGTGTGCTGCGAGACGCACAAGTTCAGCGAGCGCTTCCAGACGGACGCCATCGTCTACAACGAGCTGAGCGACCCCAACCAACTGGTGCGCGGGGATAAGTGCCAGCTAAGCAACTGGGCGGCCAAGGGGAAGCTGTTGCCGCTCAACCTCAGCTACGACATTACTCCGCCGGAGCTGGTGAGTGCCGTGGTCACCGAGGTGGCCATCCTGCCCTGCACCAGTGTTCCGGTCATTCTCCGCATCAAGCCAGACATTGGCTACTAA
- the LOC122615132 gene encoding myotubularin-related protein 6 isoform X1, giving the protein MDEIKLAKVENVRMIDRYNTKNPTVGTLYLTATHLIFVEPDSNKETWILHMHVASIEKLPLSTTGSPLLIRCKTFLSVTFVIPKDSECHDVYTSLLKLFQPVSINKLYCFNYQPNKDDFPKNAGWDYFKLEAEFKHMLVPNEAWTLCSMNEKYELCDTYPRQIYVPKEATTLMLISSSRFRSKGRLPALTYLHNNKASICRCSQPLSGFSARCLEDEQMLEAIRKTNSNTDYMYVVDTRPRINAMANRAAGKGYENEAFYENIKFHFLGIENIHVQRASLQKVLEACEQKSPTMSAFINALESSGWLKHIRSILDTSSFIANAVDKGVSVVVHCSDGWDRTAQVCSLAQLMLNPYYRTIKGFQALIEKDWLAFGHKFSERCGHIQTDAREVSPIFTQFLDCTWQLMSQRSEAFEFNERFLLILHDHVHSCQFGTFVGNCEKDRLDLKLAERTFSLWGFMANHLNEYINPLYKPNVDEAIKANLAPQCIKFWRGMYSRFESGIHPREPLGDLLLDSKEHCNSLEDHVQHLTKRIASFKNYISKSAKKLQDATSAPSKVSKELSSNEINDNKYNYDKKLSELSAADDDHPLKASNMSFASLSLSAEQSSPPQALPEEINSVAVDWKPMRNVTTCSCSTPFDQFSKKTHCWRCGDIFCERCIDKNVALPGHDSGKPVPVCRGCFRQMQKQSP; this is encoded by the exons GTGGAAAATGTGCGGATGATAGATCGCTACAATACCAAAAATCCCACGGTGGGCACCCTCTATCTGACGGCCACCCATCTGATATTCGTGGAGCCCGACAGCAACAAGGAGACCTGG ATCCTGCACATGCACGTGGCCAGCATTGAGAAGCTGCCCCTAAGCACGACAGGATCTCCGCTGCTCATCCGCTGCAAGACCTTTCTATCCGTAACTTTCGTCATTCCCAAGGACTCCGAGTGCCACGATGTCTACACCTCGCTGCTGAAACTGTTCCAGCCGG TGTCCATCAACAAATTGTATTGCTTCAACTACCAGCCGAACAAGGATGACTTCCCCAAGAACGCCGGCTGGGACTACTTCAAGCTGGAGGCCGAGTTCAAGCACATGCTGGTGCCCAACGAGGCCTGGACCCTGTGCTCCATGAACGAGAAGTACGAGCTGTGCGACACCTATCCGCGCCAGATCTACGTGCCCAAGGAGGCCACCACGCTGATGCTCATCAGCAGCTCGCGGTTCCGCTCCAAAGGCCGCCTCCCAGCGCTCACCTATCTGCACAACAACAAG GCCTCCATCTGTCGCTGCAGTCAGCCGCTGTCCGGATTCAGTGCCCGGTGTCTGGAGGATGAGCAAATGCTGGAGGCCATACGCAAGACGAATTCCAACACGGACTACATGTATGTGGTGGACACACGACCGCGG ATTAATGCCATGGCCAACAGAGCCGCCGGCAAGGGATACGAGAACGAGGCGTTCTACGAGAACATCAAATTCCACTTCCTCGGCATCGAGAACATCCACGTGCAGCGCGCCAGTCTGCAAAAGGTACTGGAGGCCTGCGAACAGAAGTCGCCCACGATGAGCGCCTTCATAAATGCCCTCGAGTCATCCGGCTGGCTGAAGCACATTCGCTCCATATTGGACACGTCGAG CTTCATCGCCAACGCCGTGGACAAAGGCGTCTCGGTGGTGGTCCACTGCTCCGACGGCTGGGACCGCACTGCCCAGGTCTGTTCGCTGGCGCAGCTGATGCTGAACCCCTACTACCGGACCATCAAGGGCTTCCAGGCGCTGATCGAGAAGGACTGGCTGGCCTTCGGGCACAAGTTCAGCGAGCGCTGCGGTCATATCCAGACAGATGCCCGCGAGGTGTCGCCGATCTTCACTCAGTTCCTGGACTGCACCTGGCAGCTAATGTCGCAGCGCAGCGAGGCCTTCGAGTTCAACGAGCGATTCCTGCTGATCCTGCACGACCATGTGCACTCATGTCAATTCGGCACCTTCGTGGGCAACTGCGAGAAGGACCGCTTGGACCTGAAGCTGGCCGAGCGCACCTTCTCACTGTGGGGCTTTATGGCCAACCACCTGAACGAGTATATCAACCCGCTGTACAAACCCAATGTGGACGAGGCCATTAAGGCCAACCTGGCACCGCAGTGCATCAA ATTCTGGCGCGGCATGTACAGTCGCTTCGAGAGCGGCATTCATCCGCGGGAGCCACTGGGCGACCTGCTGCTCGATAGCAAGGAGCACTGCAACTCACTGGAGGACCACGTGCAGCATCTGACCAAGCGCATAGCCAGCTTCAAGAACTACATCTCCAAGTCGGCCAAGAAACTGCAAGACGCCACCAGCGCCCCTAGCAAAGTTAGCAAGGAGCTCTCCAGCAACGAGATCAATGACAACAA ATACAACTACGATAAGAAGCTAAGCGAACTGTCTGCAGCCGATGACGACCATCCGCTCAAGGCCAGCAACATGTCCTTTGCCAGCCTGTCGCTGAGCGCGGAACAATCCAGTCCGCCGCAGGCGTTGCCCGAGGAAATCAACTCCGTGGCCGTAGACTGGAAGCCCATGCGCAATGTGACaacctgctcctgctccacgCCCTTCGATCAGTTCAGCAAAAAG ACACACTGCTGGCGCTGCGGGGACATCTTCTGCGAGCGCTGCATCGACAAGAACGTGGCTCTGCCAGGACACGACAGTGGAAAGCCGGTTCCAGTGTGCCGGGGCTGCTTccggcaaatgcaaaagcagAGCCCGTAG
- the LOC122615133 gene encoding translation initiation factor eIF-2B subunit delta isoform X3, with product MPGKQDAVATEKTRDQVMAEREAKKLAKQAKKQKNATTPTAAAPATPTVSTTVSATPATPATKIITEVEQTTITTKLTTTTTTKVQDAVASKTTQPAAVNGKDAEAGERSREQIKIEREAKKAAKKAGKGGGAKVEGVSQQLADLKVAEQVPVPANAALASTEADQEKKKPALSKAERRAIQEAQRAAKAQGQTKKAQPAGKAPPTVVSKEPKRENVSPTKAAASSSPSKCPASTANGDCRVKLFNHLVCAKEDSQFINDPLVHPSIARLGVQYARRTVVGSNARCIAFLHALRQVVHDFETPAKKEFGRSLDAAVKHHVDHLHKCRPLAVSVSNAYKQFKNQLTQLPADVPETELKELLVHFIDTYIENQIGKAAQAISGFLQEKITDGDVLLTFACSSLIQFICEEAKRRQVAFRVIVVDSRPGCEGQELLRRLHANGIPCTYVLINAVGYVMAEATKVLLGAHALLANGYVMARTGTAQVALVANAHNVPVLVCCETHKFSERFQTDAIVYNELSDPNQLVRGDKCQLSNWAAKGKLLPLNLSYDITPPELVSAVVTEVAILPCTSVPVILRIKPDIGY from the exons ATGCCCGGAAAGCAGGATGCAGTGGCCACGGAGAAGACTCGTGACCAGGTAATGGCCGAGCGGGAGGCGAAGAAGCTGGCCAAGCAGGCcaagaaacagaaaaacgcTACGACTCCTACTGCCGCCGCccctgccactcccactgtTTCGACTACTGTTTCGGCCACGCCCGCTACTCCGGCCACCAAAATCATCACCGAGGTCGAGCAGACGACCATAACCACCAAGCTGacgaccaccaccacaacgaAGGTGCAGGATGCAGTGGCTTCAAAGACAACTCAGCCAGCTGCGGTAAATGGCAAGGATGCGGAGGCGGGTGAAAGATCACGCGAGCAGATCAAAATTGAACGCGAGGCTAAGAAGGCGGCCAAGAAAGCCGGCAAAGGCGGAGGAGCCAAGGTGGAGGGCGTCTCACAACAGTTGGCTGACCTGAAAGTGGCAGAACAAGTTCCAGTGCCAGCCAATGCTGCACTTGCGTCAACAGAAGCGGATCAGGAAAAG AAGAAGCCTGCACTCAGCAAAGCGGAGCGTCGAGCTATCCAGGAAGCCCAACGAGCAGCCAAGGCCCAGGGACAGACTAAAAAGGCTCAGCCTGCAGGCAAGGCTCCACCCACCGTTGTTTCCAAGGAACCGAAGCGAGAGAACGTTTCGCCCACCAAGGCAGCCGCAAGCAGTTCCCCCAGCAAATGTCCAGCAAGCACGGCCAATGGAGACTGCCGGGTGAAGCTGTTCAACCACCTGGTGTGCGCCAAGGAAGACAGCCAGTTCATCAACGATCCACTCGTCCATCCGAGCATTGCGCGCTTGGGTGTCCAGTACGCCAGGCGCACTGTGGTCGGGTCCAATGCTCGGTGCATTGCCTTTTTGCACGCGCTGCGCCAGGTTGTCCACGACTTCGAGACGCCCGCCAAGAAGGAGTTCGGTCGCAGCCTCGACGCCGCTGTGAAGCACCACGTAGACCACCTCCACAAGTGCAGACCGCTGGCTGTGTCCGTGTCCAATGCCTACAAACAATTCAAGAACCAACTGACCCAGTTACCAGCGGATGTTCCCGAAACGGAG CTAAAGGAGCTGCTCGTCCACTTCATCGATACTTACATTGAAAATCAAATCGGCAAGGCGGCCCAAGCGATCAGCGGCTTCCTGCAGGAAAAGATCACCGATGGCGACGTACTGCTGACCTTTGCCTGTTCCTCCCTCATACAGTTCATCTGTGAGGAGGCGAAGCGGCGCCAGGTGGCCTTCCGGGTGATTGTCGTCGATTCCCGACCCGGATGCGAAGGCCAGGAGCTGCTGCGCCGACTGCACGCCAACGGAATCCCGTGCACCTACGTGCTGATCAACGCCGTGGGCTATGTGATGGCGGAGGCGACGAAGGTGCTGCTGGGAGCACACGCCCTGCTGGCCAACGGATACGTGATGGCGCGCACGGGTACCGCTCAGGTGGCCCTGGTGGCCAATGCTCACAACGTGCCGGTCCTCGTGTGCTGCGAGACGCACAAGTTCAGCGAGCGCTTCCAGACGGACGCCATCGTCTACAACGAGCTGAGCGACCCCAACCAACTGGTGCGCGGGGATAAGTGCCAGCTAAGCAACTGGGCGGCCAAGGGGAAGCTGTTGCCGCTCAACCTCAGCTACGACATTACTCCGCCGGAGCTGGTGAGTGCCGTGGTCACCGAGGTGGCCATCCTGCCCTGCACCAGTGTTCCGGTCATTCTCCGCATCAAGCCAGACATTGGCTACTAA
- the LOC122615133 gene encoding translation initiation factor eIF-2B subunit delta isoform X2: MSLSFQACKMVLTSEQVPQTDAQTLKSKHKKLRQRNRPRNKRNRLEDSHPTTPETSATDAASAMPGKQDAVATEKTRDQVMAEREAKKLAKQAKKQKNATTPTAAAPATPTVSTTVSATPATPATKIITEVEQTTITTKLTTTTTTKVQDAVASKTTQPAAVNGKDAEAGERSREQIKIEREAKKAAKKAGKGGGAKVEGVSQQLADLKVAEQVPVPANAALASTEADQEKKPALSKAERRAIQEAQRAAKAQGQTKKAQPAGKAPPTVVSKEPKRENVSPTKAAASSSPSKCPASTANGDCRVKLFNHLVCAKEDSQFINDPLVHPSIARLGVQYARRTVVGSNARCIAFLHALRQVVHDFETPAKKEFGRSLDAAVKHHVDHLHKCRPLAVSVSNAYKQFKNQLTQLPADVPETELKELLVHFIDTYIENQIGKAAQAISGFLQEKITDGDVLLTFACSSLIQFICEEAKRRQVAFRVIVVDSRPGCEGQELLRRLHANGIPCTYVLINAVGYVMAEATKVLLGAHALLANGYVMARTGTAQVALVANAHNVPVLVCCETHKFSERFQTDAIVYNELSDPNQLVRGDKCQLSNWAAKGKLLPLNLSYDITPPELVSAVVTEVAILPCTSVPVILRIKPDIGY; encoded by the exons ATGTCTCTCTCTTTTCAAGCTTGCAAAATGGTTTTAACTAGCGAACAGGTGCCACAG ACTGACGCCCAGACGTTGAAGAGCAAGCACAAGAAGCTAAGGCAACGCAATCGACCGCGTAACAAACGAAATCGCCTGGAAGACAGCCATCCAACGACCCCAGAGACCtcagccaccgacgccgcgAGTGCAATGCCCGGAAAGCAGGATGCAGTGGCCACGGAGAAGACTCGTGACCAGGTAATGGCCGAGCGGGAGGCGAAGAAGCTGGCCAAGCAGGCcaagaaacagaaaaacgcTACGACTCCTACTGCCGCCGCccctgccactcccactgtTTCGACTACTGTTTCGGCCACGCCCGCTACTCCGGCCACCAAAATCATCACCGAGGTCGAGCAGACGACCATAACCACCAAGCTGacgaccaccaccacaacgaAGGTGCAGGATGCAGTGGCTTCAAAGACAACTCAGCCAGCTGCGGTAAATGGCAAGGATGCGGAGGCGGGTGAAAGATCACGCGAGCAGATCAAAATTGAACGCGAGGCTAAGAAGGCGGCCAAGAAAGCCGGCAAAGGCGGAGGAGCCAAGGTGGAGGGCGTCTCACAACAGTTGGCTGACCTGAAAGTGGCAGAACAAGTTCCAGTGCCAGCCAATGCTGCACTTGCGTCAACAGAAGCGGATCAGGAAAAG AAGCCTGCACTCAGCAAAGCGGAGCGTCGAGCTATCCAGGAAGCCCAACGAGCAGCCAAGGCCCAGGGACAGACTAAAAAGGCTCAGCCTGCAGGCAAGGCTCCACCCACCGTTGTTTCCAAGGAACCGAAGCGAGAGAACGTTTCGCCCACCAAGGCAGCCGCAAGCAGTTCCCCCAGCAAATGTCCAGCAAGCACGGCCAATGGAGACTGCCGGGTGAAGCTGTTCAACCACCTGGTGTGCGCCAAGGAAGACAGCCAGTTCATCAACGATCCACTCGTCCATCCGAGCATTGCGCGCTTGGGTGTCCAGTACGCCAGGCGCACTGTGGTCGGGTCCAATGCTCGGTGCATTGCCTTTTTGCACGCGCTGCGCCAGGTTGTCCACGACTTCGAGACGCCCGCCAAGAAGGAGTTCGGTCGCAGCCTCGACGCCGCTGTGAAGCACCACGTAGACCACCTCCACAAGTGCAGACCGCTGGCTGTGTCCGTGTCCAATGCCTACAAACAATTCAAGAACCAACTGACCCAGTTACCAGCGGATGTTCCCGAAACGGAG CTAAAGGAGCTGCTCGTCCACTTCATCGATACTTACATTGAAAATCAAATCGGCAAGGCGGCCCAAGCGATCAGCGGCTTCCTGCAGGAAAAGATCACCGATGGCGACGTACTGCTGACCTTTGCCTGTTCCTCCCTCATACAGTTCATCTGTGAGGAGGCGAAGCGGCGCCAGGTGGCCTTCCGGGTGATTGTCGTCGATTCCCGACCCGGATGCGAAGGCCAGGAGCTGCTGCGCCGACTGCACGCCAACGGAATCCCGTGCACCTACGTGCTGATCAACGCCGTGGGCTATGTGATGGCGGAGGCGACGAAGGTGCTGCTGGGAGCACACGCCCTGCTGGCCAACGGATACGTGATGGCGCGCACGGGTACCGCTCAGGTGGCCCTGGTGGCCAATGCTCACAACGTGCCGGTCCTCGTGTGCTGCGAGACGCACAAGTTCAGCGAGCGCTTCCAGACGGACGCCATCGTCTACAACGAGCTGAGCGACCCCAACCAACTGGTGCGCGGGGATAAGTGCCAGCTAAGCAACTGGGCGGCCAAGGGGAAGCTGTTGCCGCTCAACCTCAGCTACGACATTACTCCGCCGGAGCTGGTGAGTGCCGTGGTCACCGAGGTGGCCATCCTGCCCTGCACCAGTGTTCCGGTCATTCTCCGCATCAAGCCAGACATTGGCTACTAA